Sequence from the Castanea sativa cultivar Marrone di Chiusa Pesio chromosome 12, ASM4071231v1 genome:
AAAAACTCAAGGCTGCAGGATGCTCTGATGTGGTTTTTCATCAACTAGATGTGATGGACCCAACTACCATTTCTTCATTGGCAGATTTCATCAAAACCCACTTTGGGAAGCTTGACTTATTGGTAAATACATCTTTGGAGTGATTCCATGTGTTATTTTTGAGAGGGTAGATCTTTGTTTTGCTTCTTATTATGTTGCAAAGAATCTCTAGGATTTCTGAGGAATCATATATaggttttgaatttaaaaacatACATTTGTATTGGTTGATTTGGGGGTCACCagattatataaaaataaataaataatttttcttgcAATGACTAGTTTGTGTAGTTCTAAACAAAGATGAATCGTCTAGTATTCTTTCTCCTGCCCACCCTTTTGTAATTAGCTTCTTTTAGGTGGCTCTGACATtgcttttatttcaaaattgcAGATAAATAATGCGGGGATTAGTGGATACATAAGCAGCCCAGAGGAACTAAGAAAAGTTATCATTGATCAAGTGAGTCTCTCAAGTCTCAGAGTTAGGGGTGAGCATGGGTCATGGGGTTTTTTTAACCGAACCGACAtgatgtgttaaaaaaaatttaatccaaCCTAACTCATCACCGGGTACAATCCAACCCATGCGGATTTAGTTAAACTCAtggatttgataattttttttaataataaaaataataatagtaataataataataattattattattattattcaagaGCGGCGTTATGTTCAAGCCAAGGGTTCAAATGAACCTGTTGACTTGtcaatatatgtatgtatgtgtatgtgtatgtgtatgtgtatgtgtatgtgtgtgtgcgcgtgcgCGTGCGCGTGTGCATGGttatgaggttttttttttaaccaaactGACTAtgatgtgttaaaaaaaatttaacccaGCCTAACCCATCACGGGGTCCAATCCAACCCACGTAGATTGGGTTGAACCCATGGATTTgacaaattttaataataataataataataataataataataatgatgataataataataataataataataattattattattattatgacttgtcaaaaaaaaaaaaaaaaaaaaatatatatatatatatatatatatatatatatatatatatatatatatatatatatatatataactttttttaacttttgttttgaCAAATTTGAGCACCCTAACTCTAAAGTCTATTTTAacccaattaaaataaaattgaatatgatcaaaaattttttttttgagaagttgaaTATGATCATCTTAATGCTACTTTCAcgacattttcacaataaatgttATATGACAAGTTGTAACTAGTTTTTATTTGCACCCACAATTAACATTACTTTTTACCTACCATTAATAACTTGCCAcctaaattttgttataaaatttttgcaaaagtattgtttatttaattttattaaaaaaatatttcaaagttcTCTCTGGGACTCTGGCTTACTTTATTGTTGATAGCAAAATGAAGCTGTTTTTACCtgcacttttttttcttcataagcAAAACATTACACTACTGTTATAACCAATAGATCTCTATCTACATATGTGATTCTTTCCCATTATCCTTATCTCTCTTTGTCTcttctatattttcttaatttttttctttatttgaccAAAAAGTTTGATAAATACTCTATAAATTTTCAAGTCCAAGAATTCTTTTAGTACTTGCTCAAATTCCAAGAGTGATCACGTGTATGATTAAAAAGCCATACACTTTGAAagcaaaaacttatattagttactatttttttcttagtttcacaTTTACTCCTAGTTCTACTCCTAGGAGTGTTtctattcttctttatcatatatttttatttaattgataatacatataaatatattaagtcattattaatttgaaaaaaaagtatgattaattatttaattatatttgttatCTTACCGATATTTAAACTACTAATAACATTTTTAGACTTTTGTACAATATAGTTGTATTGTATCTTGAATTATATTTAGAatactattttagattattgtatataatatggaagttttatgtatagaaaaaaaaaatcgttttatgttttacttacCCCCATGACAAATTTCTAGCTTTGTCATTGCTGACCCCCCTAGAAACAAATCTCACtgttattattaaattgagtattAGAACAACCCCACCATAAATGAGAgcaaatttataaccaaataatctttaaaaaaaaaaatcaaattaacacaaaataaacAAGGAGAACTTAGGGTTTGAGTTTTATTTAGGAAGAgggacaaaaaagaaaataacaaaattgtataatatattttttaatttaaatatatattaactaTAGGCGGGTTGGGTCGAGTTAGGCGGATTTGCGAATCTTacgacccaaacccaacccaactgaCTGTAAAAAATAATCTCACAACCCAACCCAACagggtgggttgggttggatcaGGTCGGTTGTGGCAGGTTGGCTGCTCATCCCTACTCAATGTTATGTCATTGCTTTCATTGAACGATGTTGTTTTGGGtcaaagtttttgaaaaattcaaatagtAAAACTGTTGAGATTGTTGTggcaaatttttgaaaattttgaacttttttccATCATTAAGTTATTGTCTGTATGAGGGTACATCATAGTAGGGATGTCCATGGGTTGGGCGAATAGGGTTTGAGGTTAACTCGTTACTCAAACCGATCAAGTCGAGTGGAAGAAGTAGTGAAGACCCATGGCTAACCGCCAACAATCACGAGTCGAGTTGGACCAATCTCTGGCGGACGATTTGTCGGTTTGGTTGAAACTGATGGAGCGGTGGTGGGTGGAGGAAGTAGATTTTTGCCCAATTTGAGCGAAGGAGAGAAAGGCTAGGTTGGATTTGAGCCAAACATTGCTGGATGAACTCCGTCAGTCATATCTAAGAGAAACATCGTTAGATTTAAGCACATCTAAGTCAAAAATCTCTAAATCTAAGCAAATCTAAGTTAAACATCGCTAAGGCTGTCCGCGGGTCaggttgggtcggttttggaCCCAACTTGGACTCGACCCGCCGACGTCGGGTGGAGGAACCCATAACCGACCGCCGAAAAAATCGGTCGAGTTGGTTTCGGTTGCGGGTGAGCATCGGTTGGGCCGGGCGAGTCGCCAGAATAAAGAAAGGATcaaaatctgaagaaaaaaaaaagcgtcGCCGAAATCTGAAAAAACTCACCGGATTCTTGAAAACTAGTCGAATTCTGCATTTTCTCGCCGGATTGTACATGTTTTTGCTGAAATTTGCTAGGATTTGGCCGCATTTCCTCGAATCGAAGCTTGATCTCGTTGAATCTCCTCGATTCGAAGCTCGTTGTCACCGGATCTCTTCGAATCTAAGCTCGATCTTACCAAATACAGTCAAGTTCTCTTTAGATCTCCTCGAATCTAAGCTTCATCTTGCCGGAGTTGGCCAGATTTAAGCATATTTGAGTGAGGATTTGAGCGGATTTGAGTAAAGAAAGGCCAAACGTCGCCGGATTGGAGCTGAGAAACCCAAACGTCGCCGgatttcagcttctttttgaggttttgtAGTGCAGGTCGAGTGGATCGGGTTTTTGAGGACGAAATCCGTCACTCGACCTGCCAGGGTCAGGTTCTGAAGACTGGGACCCGTCACCGACCTGTCAGAGGTGTCGGTCCGGCCGTGACGGGTTGGTTTCGATCGGGTTGATCAGGTCCGGCGGGTCGTCGGGTACTCTGGGCAGCCCTAAACATCGCTGGCATTGAGTGGATTTAAGCAGAGAAAGCCCAAACATGGCTAGATCTAAGCGGCGAAGGGTCTAATAGTTGCCGGATCAGGGTAGATACAAGGGCTACTTGAAGTGTTTTTCGGTTGAGTTGGGTGGCTTGGTTTTTCGTGGAAGACACTTGCCACATAACTGGCCGGAGTTTGTTTCTAAGAGAAGGGACCCGTTGTTGACCGATGAAAGGATCAGATCAGGCCGCCAATGGTTGGTCTCGTTAGGTGGTTGGGTTGCTTGGACAAACCTACATCATAGTATGATGTGAATCATGTGATCATTCATCACAACCATACAATAACATTATTTTGTCATCACATGTAGTCTTATATAGTTGTGGATTCCATATGTTGTTAGAGAAAACGATACATATCCTTTATGCAGAACAAGCTCTCTCAAATTGAAGGCatatcccaaaattttgattaCTTGCAATATGAAGAATTTAATGTGGCTTGAGGCTGTGGCGGTGgccataaaaagaaaatcataaaataaaagaaaattagaaattaatcAAGTTTTATAAAGAAGAGTATTGTGGCATCATTTAATACCTTTGCATATAATGATACAGCTTTTAGGTCCAAATGCCATTCCTCTAAAGGAAGTCATAAAGCAAACTTATCAAACAGCTGAGGATTGTTTGAGAACAAACTACTATGGAACCAAGCAAGTGAGCGAAGCACTTATTCCGCTTCTTCTATTATCCAATTCAGGAAGAATAGTAAATGTCTCCTCCACCTTGGGACAATTAAAGGTACAGAATGTAAAACTCATCTTATTAAACCATTTATAATCAGCTATATTTGGTCAAAAATATTTCACGGAAATATAGAGTGCAAGATTATGGCTGCGACGATTGTGTTGGACCTGCACTAAACATTTGGTTCTAGGAGATtgctagaaatttttttttcaagatattaaaatttcaattatgtTAATATTTCAGCTTATTTCAAATGAGAATGCAAAGAAAGAGCTCGGAGATATTGATGGCCTCACAGAAGAGAAAGTGGACAAGGTGGTGGAAGGATTTCTAGAAGACGTCAAGGAGAATTTGATTGAAACCAAAGGTTGGCCTGTTAATATTTCTGCTTACATAGTCTCCAAGGCAGCTCTTAATGCATATACAAGGGTTCTAGCAAGGAAGTACCCCAAAATAGCAATCAACTCCGTGTGTCCAGGGTATACCAGCACAGACATGACCCATAACTGTGGAGTTTTAACTGTTGAAGAAGGGGCAAAAAGTCCTGTGATGTTGGCTTTGATGCCTGAAGGTGGGTCTTCTGGCCTCTTCTTTGATCGAATGGAAGTATCAACCTTTTGAATAAGAAATGATGCTACCCAACGAGTACATGCGCATAGGGAAGAAACATGGAGAATAAAATATGGAAGCTTCTTTAAATCTTATAGTTGGTTTATTT
This genomic interval carries:
- the LOC142619854 gene encoding salutaridine reductase-like isoform X2, translating into MRHLQKKKKKKKRHLQFSYQMAETTINPGIKRIAVVTGANKGIGFEICRQLATNGIRVVLTARDVRRGSEAIEKLKAAGCSDVVFHQLDVMDPTTISSLADFIKTHFGKLDLLINNAGISGYISSPEELRKVIIDQLISNENAKKELGDIDGLTEEKVDKVVEGFLEDVKENLIETKGWPVNISAYIVSKAALNAYTRVLARKYPKIAINSVCPGYTSTDMTHNCGVLTVEEGAKSPVMLALMPEGGSSGLFFDRMEVSTF
- the LOC142619854 gene encoding short-chain dehydrogenase/reductase 2b-like isoform X1; the protein is MRHLQKKKKKKKRHLQFSYQMAETTINPGIKRIAVVTGANKGIGFEICRQLATNGIRVVLTARDVRRGSEAIEKLKAAGCSDVVFHQLDVMDPTTISSLADFIKTHFGKLDLLINNAGISGYISSPEELRKVIIDQLLGPNAIPLKEVIKQTYQTAEDCLRTNYYGTKQVSEALIPLLLLSNSGRIVNVSSTLGQLKLISNENAKKELGDIDGLTEEKVDKVVEGFLEDVKENLIETKGWPVNISAYIVSKAALNAYTRVLARKYPKIAINSVCPGYTSTDMTHNCGVLTVEEGAKSPVMLALMPEGGSSGLFFDRMEVSTF